TCATAAATTTCTAGAATTAATTAACAGAAATTTATTGAATGAGGTGTACCCATTGGTAAATGTTATTGAATACATGTCCGCACTTATTTTGCCAGGGTTACTAGTCCTGCTTTTCACACGAGTTACTTACAATCGACTGATCGGCCTTGTATTAACGGTTGCACTGATCACAGCCTCTGTATATAAAGGGTATACGAATACGTTTGTGTTAATTGTCATTGATGCATTCTCATTGACTGCCGGCTTCTGGCTAGCGACTAAACTGAAGCCAAGAACCGTGAAGAAGACCTAGTAATCTAATAACTCCCCGCAAGTCTGTCAGGAAACTGACAGGCTTTTTATTATTTTCCTTTGTTAAACTGGCCTGTTGATTTCCGCTCCAGGCGCTTCACTTTCCGTGGGTGTTTCGGCGAGCCTCCTCGGCGAAACGCGCCTGCGGGGTCTCGCCTGAACCATACTCCCACAGGACATTGAATATGCTTCTTCGAATCAACACTGCACGAAGGAAATGCGGTAGCATTTTCGAGGATCTTCGCGCCTTCCGCTCCAATCAACAGGGTGTAAAAATCAACACTGTTCTTTAACACAGCCTATTATTTATACAAAAACAACAAAAAAACGAATACTAGTTCGCATATTGTTGGTTTGTTTTTGGGGTAATGTGGTAGAATGTTAATATGAAATTTTAGAGGATACACTTTCCAGCACCATCCTGGTCCCAAACAATTAATTTAGCTGAAAAGTGATTTATATGTACGGGAGGAAATCGTGTGAAAGACCAATTTGAATTAGTCTCAGCGTACTCTCCACAGGGGGATCAGCCGGAGGCCATCCGCCAGTTAGTCGAGGGGATTCGAAATAATAAGCGTCATCAAACGCTCCTTGGGGCAACAGGTACAGGTAAGACCTTCACCGTTTCAAACGTGATTAAAGAAGTAAATAAACCGACCCTTGTGATCGCCCACAACAAAACATTAGCAGGACAGCTTTACAGTGAGTTTAAAGAATTTTTCCCGAACAATGCCGTAGAGTATTTTGTTAGTTACTATGATTACTATCAGCCAGAAGCGTATGTGCCGCAAACCGATACCTTCATTGAAAAGGATGCCAGCATCAACGATGAGATTGATAAGTTACGCCACTCGGCCACTTCTGCTCTTTTTGAACGGAAAGATGTCATCATCATCGCCAGTGTCTCTTGCATCTATGGTCTCGGTTCGCCTGAAGAATACCGTGAGATGGTTCTTTCACTTAGAAGCGGTATGGAAATCGAGCGGAATCAACTGCTCCATCGCTTGGTCGATATCCAATATGAACGAAACGATATCGACTTTAAACGTGGGACGTTTCGTGTTCGCGGAGACGTAGTCGAAATTTTTCCGGTTTCCCGTGACGAGCATTGCGTACGCGTTGAATTTTTCGGTGATGAAATTGACCGGATTCGTGAAGTGGATGCTCTCACCGGTGAGATTATCGGTGAACGCGAGCATATCGCCATTTTCCCAGCCTCCCACTTCGTTACACGAGAAGAGAAAATGCGCGTTGCCATTCAGAACATTGAAAAAGAACTTGAGGAACGGCTAGAGGTACTTCGGTCTGAGGACAAACTGCTTGAAGCGCAGCGGATCGAAC
The window above is part of the Bacillus sp. SORGH_AS_0510 genome. Proteins encoded here:
- a CDS encoding DUF2198 family protein, whose amino-acid sequence is MSALILPGLLVLLFTRVTYNRLIGLVLTVALITASVYKGYTNTFVLIVIDAFSLTAGFWLATKLKPRTVKKT